CGCAGTCCGACGATGCTCGCCCGGATGTCCACGGTGATCCCGTCGACCAATGCGAATGCGTCGCCGGCTTGCGCCGGGGTGAAGCGGCGCCCCAGCGTGACGTGCGGCGTCCACCGGCCCGGAGCACTGTGCGCGAAGACATTGGTCACCGACGGCAAGCACACGTCGTAGACCTCGTCGTGCATCGCCAGCAGCGCAGCCGACGGAACCACCAACCGGGCCAGCGTCATCCGCCCCACGCCGAACACCAGGGGTGCGCCGAGCACAGCCCGGAGCGGGAAGAGATCCGCCAATGTCGTGAGCCGGTCGTCCACATCGGGCGAGATCCGCTCAGCGGCGATCAGCGTGATGTGCGGGCGGTTCGTGGCGGAGTTCACTCGCAGCTGGCTGGGTAGGCCGGCATCGGCCAATGCCTGCCACGTGTGCCGCACGGCATCGTCGGCACGCTGGTCGAGGAGCAGCTCAATCGAGTGCGCCATCTCAGACCAGGCCGGTGACCCAGTCCGGGTCGAACGCCCGAGCGCTGAACAACGCGAAGTCATTCGGGGACACCGCGGCCACTCCCGCCGGGAGCGCGGCGCGGACCGGAGCCAGCTTGGCCAGCGCGTCACGGTTGGACTTCTCCGCCGGACCGGGCTGGGCGGGCCAGGCGCCGATCACCAGACCGGCACACGAAAGCCCTTTGGCACCAAGCCCTTCCAACGTCAAGGAGGTGTGATTCAGCGTGCCCAGGCCCGGTTCGACGACGACGAGAACCGGCGCGGCCAGCTCGACCGCGAGGTCGCGCAGCGTCGCGCCGTCGGCCGTCAATTCCACCAGCAGGCCACCGGCCCCCTCGACCAGCGTCAGCCGGCCGGGCCGGTCGACGTCGCGGATGACGCTCAGCAGCTCGCCGGTGCTGGGCAACGGCAGGCCCGCACTTTCGGCGGCGGCCACCGGCGCCAGCGGATCCGGATAGCGGGCGACGCCGAACAGTTCGGTGACCCCGGAAAGCCTGCCCACTTCGGCGAGGTCGTCGTCGCCGTCGGCGGTACCGGTCTGCACCGGCTTGCACACCGCGACGTCCCGCTCGGCGACCCGCGCGTGGCACGCCAGCGCCGCGGTCACAACGGTTTTTCCCACCCCGGTCCCGGTGCCGGTGACGACCAGCACGCTCATCGGGGGTGCACCGCCAATACCGTGGTCAAGACGTCGCGCGCGGTGTCCATCTCGTCGTCGGTCAACGATGCCCGCGCGGTCAGTCGCAGCCGCGAGGTTCCCGCGGGAACCGTCGGTGGCCGGAAACAACCGACCCGCACCCCGGCCTCCAGACAAGCACTCGCCGCGGCCACCGCGATCTCCGGATCGCCGAGAATGACTGAGACGACGGCAGATTCGGGCTTCTCGGGGACGTCGCACATCTCGGCCAACTCCCCGGCCCGAGCGATCACCGCGGTCGCCCGCTGCGGTTCGGCGGCCAGCACGGTGAGCGCGGCCAGTGCCGCGCCGACGGGCGCCGGGGCCAGTCCGGTGTCGAAGATCATCGTGCGCGCGGCGTCGATCAGGTGATCGCGCACCGCGGCGGGGCCGAGCACCGCGCCGCCCTGGCTGCCCAGCGACTTCGACATGGTGGTCGTCATGATCACATCGGGCGCCCCGGCCAATCCGGCCTCGTGGATCAGGCCACGTCCGCCGGTACCGCGCACCCCGAGGCCGTGGGCCTCGTCGACCAACAACAGCGCCCCGTGCTTGCGGCAGACCTCGTGCAGCCTGCGCAGTGGCGCCAGCGCGCCGTCGGTGCTGAACACCGATTCGGTGATCACCAGCGCCCGCTCTTCGTCGCGCCCGGCCAGCGCGGCCTCGACCGCCTCGATGTCGAGGTGCGGCGCGACGACGACCCGCGCCCGCGACAGCCGGCAGGCGTCGACCAGCGAGGCGTGCGACAGCGCGTCGGACACGATCAGCGAGCCCGGGCCGGACAGCGCCACGGTGGCGCCGATGTTGGCGGTGTAGCCCGAGGAGAACACCAGCGCGGCCTCGGCGCCGACGAAATCGGCCAGGGCGCTTTCGAATTCCTCGTGCAGTTCGGTGTTTCCGGTGACCAGCCGCGAGCCGGTCGAGCCCGCCCCCCAGGTGCGCAACGCAGCCACCCCGCCGTCGATGACCGCGGGATGCTGGGACAGGCCCAGATAATCGTTGGAGGCGAGGTCCAGTTCGGTGGCCACGGCGGGCCGGGTGCGCAGCGATCGGCGCAGGCCGGCGTCCCGGCGCTGCTGCTCGACGGTGTCGAGCCAGGCCAGTGGGGAAAGACCGACGCGGGTCACAGGCACTCCTCCGACGCTACTTGAACACCGTTCAGGTTAAAGCACGGGCCACGGCCACCATCGCCGAGGTGATCTGATCCACCTCGTCCGGCGTGCAGATGAACGGCGGCATCGCGTAGATCAGGTTGCGGAAGGGCCGCAGCCAGACGCCGTTGTCCAGGGCGACCGGGGTGGCGACGGTTAGGTCGACCGGCTGCCGGGTCTCGATGACTCCGATCGCGCCGAGCACCCGGACATCGGCCACCGACGACAGCGCGCGGGCCGGCTCGAGGCCCTGGGCCAGCCCGGCACCGATCTCGGCGACCCGGCCGCGCCAGTCCTGCGCGAGCAACAGTTCGACCGAGGCCACCGACACCGCACATGCCAGCGCATTGGCCATGAACGTCGGGCCGTGCATCAACGCGCCGGCATCGCTGCCGCTGATCGTCCGCGCGATATCCAGCGTGCAGAGTGTCGCCGCCAGCGTGACGTAACCGCCGGTCAACGCCTTGCCGACACACATGATGTCCGGACTGACCCCGGCGTGGTCGGCGGCGAACAGCTCGCCGGTACGCCCGAACCCGGTGGCGATCTCGTCGAAGATCAGCAACACTCCGGCGCGGTCGCACAGCGCGCGCAGGTCGGCGAGGTAGCGCGGATCGTGGAATCGCATCCCACCGGCGCCTTGCACCACCGGCTCGACGATCACGGCGGCCAGCTCATCGGCATGCTCGAGCAGCTGGTCTCCGAACGCCGCGACGTAGGCCGGGTCGTAGTCACCCGGCACCGGGGGCGCGAACACCTGCGGGGACAACACGTCGCTCCACAGCGAATGCATGCCGCCGTCGGGGTCGCAGATGCTCATCGGGGTGAAGGTGTCGCCGTGATATCCGCCACGCCACGTCATCAGCTTGGACTTGCCGAACCGGCCCGCGCTGCGCCAGTACTGCAACGCCATCTTGACCGCGACCTCCACGGCCACCGAGCCGGAGTCGGAGAAGAACACGGTCTCCAGCCCGGCCGGCGTGATATCCACCAGCAGCTGCGCCAGACGCGCGGCGGGCTCGTGGGTCAACCCGCCGAACATGACGTGATTCATCGTCGCCAACTGGTGGCTCAGCGCCGCGTCGAGCACCGGGTGGCCGTGACCGTGCACCGCCGTCCACCAGGACGCCATCGCGTCGAGCACCCTGATCTCGGCGTCGTCCCGAACCAGGGTCAGCCACGCGCCGCGGGCGCCGGTGGCCACCACCGGCGCCATCGCCTCGGCGCCGATCGTGCTGTACGGGTGCCAGATGTGCGCGGCGTCGATCTCACTGATCTGGTGGGGGGTCAACGCCGACACGCTGTGTGAGCCTAGCCGAGGTCGCGAGTAGCCCCAGAACGCGTTTGCTCAACGGATTCCGTAGCTTCGGCGCGCCGTTCGCTGCAGATGAGAAGAATAGCTGGGTTGGGTAGATTGAGTCCCGATCATGATCACCCTCAGCCCGCCCCGCCCGCCAGCAATGGCGCCAGCGGACTCCCCTCCTGACGCGGCGATGGGATCGCGGAAATCGGGCTTCTACCGTCACGATCTGGACGGTCTGCGCGGGTTGGCGATCGCTCTCGTCGCGGTGTTCCACGTGTGGTTCGGGCGCGTCTCGGGCGGGGTGGACGTCTTCCTGGTGCTCTCCGGGTTCTTCTTCGGCGGTTCCCTGTTGCGTACCGCGCTGAATCCTGACTCTTCGCTGTCGCCCTGGCCAGAGATCCGCCGACTTGTCCGCAGGCTGCTGCCGGCACTGGTCGTGGTGCTTGCCGCAGGCGCCGTTTTGACCGTCCTCATCCAGCCCCAGACCCGCTGGGAGACCTTTGCTGACCAGAGCCTGGCGAGCCTGGCGTACTACCAGAACTGGGAGCTGTCGGCGACCGAGTCGAACTACCTGCGGGCCGGCGAAGCAGTCAGTCCGCTGCAGCACATCTGGTCAATGTCTGTTCAGGGCCAGTTCTACCTTTCGTTCCTTGTCCTTATTTTCGCGTTCGCATATTTGCTGAGGCGTCCGCTGGGCGCACGTTTGCGGCCAACGTTCGTTGCTTTGCTGACCGCCCTCACCATCGCGTCATTCACCTTTGCCGTCGTGCTGCATGGCAGCGACCAGATGGCCGCGTACTACAACAGCTTCGCCCGCGCCTGGGAGCTGCTGTTGGGCGTTCTGGTGGGTGCGGCGGTCCCGTACATCCGCTGGCCGATGTGGCTGCGCACGCTGGCGGCGACCGTCGGGCTGGCCGCCATCGTCTCGTGCGGTGCGTTGATCGACGGAGTCCGCGAGTTCCCCGGTCCGTGGGCGCTGGTACCGGTCGGCGCGACCGTCCTGATGATCCTGGCCGCGGCGAACCGCCAGGCGCGGCCGTCGACCAGTGACCGCCTGCCGCTGCCCAACCGGCTATTGTCGGCCGCCCCGCTGATGACACTCGGCGCGATGGCCTACTCCCTGTACCTGTGGCACTGGCCGCTGCTGATCTTCTGGCTCGCCTACACCGACGGCAGCCGCGCCGGCTTCGTCGATGGCGCCGTCATCCTCGCGATCTCCGGCGTGCTGGCCTACCTGACCATGCGATTCATCGAGGAGCCGCTGCGGTTCCGGCGCAGCGGCGCGGCGCAGGCGGCACCGCAGCCCAGCATCCCGTGGCGCACCCGCCTGCGCCGGCCCACGATCGCGCTGGGCACCACCGTGGGGCTACTCGGGGTGGCGCTGACGGCGACGTCGTTCACCTGGCGCGAGCACGTCACCGTGCAGCGCTCGCACGGCAAGGAACTGGTGACGCTCTCGGCCGCGGGTTACCCGGGGGCGCGGGCGCTGACCGAACACGCCCGGGTGCCGAAGCTGCCGATGCGGCCCACCGTGCTCGAGGCCAAAAACGACCTGCCCGAATCCACCAACGACGGATGCATCAGTGATTTCGACAACGTCGGGGTCATCAACTGCACCTACGGCGACCTGTCGGCGACCCGAACCATCGCCCTGGCGGGCGGATCGCATGCCGAGCACTGGATCACCGCCCTGGACGCGCTGGCCAAGATGCACCACTTCAAGATCGTCACCTATCTCAAGATGGGCTGCCCGTTGACCACCGAGCAGCAACCGCTGGTGATGGGTGACAACCGGCCGTACCCGAACTGCCACGAGTGGAACGAACGGGTGATGGCCAAGCTGATCAGCGACCGTCCCAGCTTCGTGTTCACCACGTCCACCCGGCCGTGGAACATCAAGCCCGGCGACGTGATGCCGGCCACCTACATCGGGGTCTGGCAAACCTTGTCGGACAACAACATTCCGATCCTGGCGATGCGGGACACCCCGTGGCTGGTGCGCAACGGCGAGCCGTTCTTCCCGACCGACTGCCTGGCCAAGGGCGGCGACGCGGAATCATGCGGGATCAAGCGCTCCGACGTGCTCTCCGATCGCAATCAGACACTGGATTTCCTGACGCAGTTCCCACAGATGCGGATCCTCGACCTCAGCGACGCGGTGTGCCGTCCGGACGTGTGCCGCGCCGTCGAAGGAAATGTGCTGGTCTACCACGATTCTCATCACATCTCCGCGACCTACATGCGCACGTTGATCCCTGAACTGGGCAGGCAGCTGGGGGCAGCCACCCGGTGGTGGTGACAACTTGCGCATCACGCGCGCCACGTCGATAAGGTCTAACGATGGCATCGAGCGAACCTGCGCAGGTCACCAGGTGGCCGGGTACCCCCTACCCGCTCGGGGCCACCTATGACGGAGCCGGCACGAATTTCTCGGTGTTCTCCGAGGTCGCCGACTCCGTCGAGCTCTGCCTGATCGCCAAAGACGGCACCGAGACCCGCATCACCCTCGACGAGGTCGACGGATTCGTCTGGCACACCTACCTGCCGACGATCACCCCGGGACAGCGCTACGGCTTCCGGGTGCACGGCCCCTGGGACCCGGCGGCCGGCCACCGATGCGATCCCAGCAAGCTTCTGCTCGACCCGTACGGCAAGTCGTTCCACGGCGACTTCGAATTCGGGCAGGCGCTCTACTCCTACGACCTCGATGCCGAGGACCTGGCATCCGGCGGCACCCCGCCGATGGTCGACTCGTTGGGCCACACCATGACCAGCGTGGTGATCAACCCGTTCTTCCAGTGGGGCTCCGACCATCCGCCGCGCACGCCGTACCACGAGACGATCATCTACGAGGCGCACGTCAAGGGAATGACCCAAACCCATCCCGGTATCCCCGACGAGCTTCGCGGCACCTATGCCGGGCTGGGCCACCCGGCCATCATCGACCACCTCAAGAGCCTCAACGTGACGGCCATCGAGTTGATGCCGGTCCACCAGTTCATGCACGATCACCGGCTGCTGGATCTGGGACTGCGAAACTACTGGGGCTACAACACTTTCGGGTTCTTCGCACCGCACTACCAGTACTCGTCCACCCAGCATGCCGGCGGGGCGGTGGCCGAGTTCAAGACCATGGTTCGCTCGTTCCACGACGCCGGCATCGAGGTGATCCTCGACGTGGTCTACAACCACACCGCCGAGGGCAACCACCTGGGCCCGACGATCAACTTCCGCGGCATCGACAATGCCGCCTACTACCGGCTGCTCGACGACGACAAACGGTTCTACAAGGACTTCACCGGCACCGGCAACAGTCTCAACGCCCGGCATCCGCACACCCTGCAGCTGATCATGGACTCGCTGCGGTACTGGGTCCTGGAGATGCATGTCGACGGATTCCGCTTCGACCTGGCCTCGACACTGGCCCGGGAGTTCTATGACGTCGACCGGCTTTCGGCATTCTTCGACCTGGTGCAACAGGATCCGGTGATCAGCCAGGTCAAGCTCATCGCAGAGCCGTGGGATGTCGGCGAGGGCGGCTACCAGGTCGGCAACTTCCCCGGCCTGTGGACCGAGTGGAACGGCAAGTACCGCGACACCGTCCGCGACTACTGGCGCGGCGAGCCTGCGACCCTCGGCGAGTTCGCCTCCCGGCTGACCGGTTCGTCGGACCTCTACGAGGCGACCGGCCGACGACCCAGCGCAAGCATCAACTTCGTCACCTGCCACGACGGCTTCACCCTCGCCGACCTGGTGTCGTACAACGAGAAGCACAACGAGGCCAACGGCGAGGACAACCGCGACGGCGAGAGCCACAACCGGTCGTGGAACTGCGGCGTGGAGGGCCCGACCGACGACCCGGCGATCATGGCACTGCGCCATCAGCAGATGCGCAACATCCTGGCCACCCTGCTGCTCTCGCAGGGCACTCCGATGATCGCCCACGGCGACGAGATCGGTCGCACCCAACAGGGCAACAACAATGTCTACTGCCAGGATTCACCGCTGTCCTGGATGGACTGGACGTTCAAGGAAACCCACGCCGAGTTGTTGGAGTTCACCACCCGGGTGACCGCACTGCGCAAGGCGCACCCGGTCTTTCGGCGGCGCCGGTTCTTCGACGGTGAACCGCTGCGCACCGGCGACCAGGTGCGCGATATCGCCTGGCTCACCACCGCCGGCCAGGAGATGTCCCATGACGACTGGAACTCCGGCTTCAAGTTCGTGGGCGTGTTCCTCAACGGCGAGGCCATTCCCGAGCCCAACCTGCGGGGGGAACGCGTCGTCGATGACTCGTTCCTGCTGTGCTTCAACGCCCACAAGAAGCCGATCGAGTTCACCGTTCCCGACGGCGAATACGCGCAAGAGTGGAGTGCGGTCCTGGACACCTCGGAGGCCACCGGCACCACCGACATGGTCGTCAAAGCGGGCGAAACGATAAGTGTCCCATCTCGCTCGGTTTTGGTGCTTCAAAAGACTGCCTAGCGGGAACAGGCTGAGCTATGGCTTACCCGGTGCTGTCCACCTACCGCCTGCAACTACGCGGCGCTTCGGCGGGCGACGCGTTCACCTTCGCCGACGCCGAGAGACTCGTCTCCTATCTCGACGATCTCGGCGTCTCCCACCTCTACCTCTCCCCCATCCTGACCGCGGCGCCGGGCTCCACCCACGGCTACGACGTCACCGACCCGACCACGGTCTCCGAGGAACTGGGCGGTGCCGACGGCCTGGCGCGGCTGGCCGAGGCGGCCAAAGCACGCGGCTTGGGTCTGGTCGTCGACATCGTCCCCAATCACGTCGGGGTCGACCAGCCGCAGCGCAACCCCTGGTGGTGGGACGTGTTGCAGCACGGCCGACAGTCCCCGTACGCCACGTATTTCGACATAGACTGGTCCGTCGATCCCGAAGGACGAATCCTGTTGCCGGTCTTGGGATCTGACAGCGACGTCGCAGATCTGACGGTCGACGGCGGCGTGCTGCGGCTCGGCGACCTCGCGTTCCCCATCGCCCCCGGAACCGGTGACGGCTCAGGCCCTGATGTGCACGACCAGCAGCACTACAAGTTGATCGGGTGGCGCAACGGGGTGTGCGGCTATCGCCGATTCTTCTCGATCACCTCCCTGGCGGGTCTGCGCCAGGAGGACCGGGTGGTCTTCGATGAGTCGCACGCCGAAGTGGCCCGCTGGTTCGGCGAGGGCCTGGTCGACGGGGTGCGCATCGACCATCCCGACGGCCTGACCGATCCGACCGGATACCTGGGATGGCTGCGGGAGCTCACCGGCCCGCAGGCCTGGATCGTGATCGAGAAGATTCTCGGTGTCGACGAGGCGCTGGATCCCACGCTGCCGATCGACGGCACCACCGGCTACGACGTACTGCGTGAGGTCGGCGGCATCTTCGTCGACCCGACCGGCGCCGGGGCACTGACCGAACTGGTCGATGCCGAGGGTTTCGACTACGCCGGGACGCCGGAACTGTTGCGGCAGTTGAAGATCGACACCGCCACCACCACGCTGTCCAGCGAGCTGGCTCGACTGTGCCGCTCGATCGTGGCCGCGGTGGGCGCCGATCATCCGCAATTGCCCGATGCGGTGGCGGCGCTGCTGACCGAAGTCGGTGTGTACCGGTCGGATTACCTCACCCTGTCGGCGGTGCTGTCGACCGCGTTCGCGCACACCGTGGCCGCCCGGCCGGAGCTGGCCGTGCCGCTGCAGCTGGTGTCGGCCGCGCTGGCCGGTGACTCAGGCGAGCCGGGCGCGCGGCTGCAGCAGCTGTGCGGCGCGATGACGGCGAAGTCGGTGGAGGACTGCTACTTCTACCGCGACGCCCGGCTGGTGTCGCTGAACGAGGTTGGCGGCGAGCCGCACCGGTTCGGTGTCAGCGCCGCGGAATTCCACCGCAGCTCGGCGGTCCGCGGCCGGCTGTGGCCCAAGTCGATGACCACACTGTCCACCCACGACACCAAGCGCGGCGAGGATGTGCGGGCCCGCATCGGCGTGCTGTCGCAGGTGCCGTCGCTGTGGGCCGAGTTCGTCGGCAGCTGGCAGACCACCACACCCGCACCGGACGCCGCCACCGGTTTGTTCCTGTTGCAGAACATCTTCGGCGTATGGCCGGTCGATGGCCAGGTCACCGACGAGCTGCGGACCAGGCTGCACGCCTACACCGAGAAGGCGATCCGTGAAGCGGGCTGGCATACCTCGTGGAACGATCCGGACACCGAATTCGAAGACGGCGTGCATACCTGGCTCGATGCCATCCTGGACGGGCCGGTGGCCACCGAGATGACCGGAGTGGTCGTCCAACTCGAACCGCACGCCCACAGCGACGCCCTCGGCCAGAAGCTGCTGGCGCTCACCGTCCCCGGTATCCCGGACGTCTATCAGGGCACCGAGTTGTGGGAGGACAGCCTCGTCGACCCGGACAACCGCAGGCCGGTCGACTATGCGACGCGCAGTTCGGAGTTGAAACAGCTGTCGCACAGCAAGATTCGCGTAGTGCGAGCGGCGTTGCACGCCCGCCGCGACCATCCCGAGGCGTTCCTGTCCGGCGATTACCACCCGGTGCTCGCCAGCGGTGCCGGCGCGGCTCACGTCGTGGCTTTCCAGCGCGGCGTCGATGTGGTGGTCGCCGTCAGCCGCTGGACCGTCCGGCTGCACCACGACGGCTGGGGCGACACGACCCTGCCGTTGCCGGACGGAGTGTGGGCCGACCGCCTGACCGGTAACCGGTGGACCGGCACGACGCGGGCCGATGAACTGTTCGCCGAGCTGCCCGTCGTCCTCTTGGAGAGATCACATGTCTGAATTCGCCGTGTGGGCACCGCTGCCCAAGCAGGTGCGCCTCGACGTCGACGGGCAGCTCCATGACATGACCGTCGACGACAACGGCTGGTGGCGCGCCGACGTCGACGCCGCTGCGGACGCCCGGTACGGCTACGTCCTGGACGACGACCCGACAGTGCTGCCGGATCCGCGCTCCGCCCGCCAGCCCGACGGTGTGCACGCGCGATCCCAACTCTGGGATCCCACCTCCGCGCAGTGGTCGGATGCGCAGTGGGCGGGCCGCTCCATCGAGGGTGCGGTGATCTACGAACTGCACACCGGCACGTTCACCCCGGAAGGCACGTTCGACGCCGCCATCGCGAAGCTGGACTACCTGGTGGACCTCGGTGTCGACTTCGTCCAGCTGATGCCCGTCAACGCCTTCAGCGGCGACCACGGATGGGGCTACGACGGAGTGCTGTGGTACGCGGTGCACGAACCCTACGGCGGCCCAGACGGTTTGGTGCGCCTGATCGACGCCGCACATGCTCGCGGGCTCGGAGTGCTGATCGACGCGGTGTTCAACCACCTGGGGCCGTCCGGCAACTATCTGCCCAAGTACGGACCGTACCTGTCGTCGGTCAGCAACCCTTGGGGTGAAGGCGTCAACCTGACCGGACCCGACGCCGACGAGGTGCGCCGCTACATCCTCGACTGCGCACTGCGCTGGATGCGCGACTTCCACGCCGACGGTCTCCGACTGGACGCGGTGCACGCGCTGGTCGACAACACCGCGATCCACATCCTCGAAGAGATGACCGCCGAAACCGATGCGCTGTCAGCGGCCGTGGGCCGACCGCTGTCGCTGATCGCCGAGAGCGACCTCAACGATCCCCGGCTGATCACTCCCCGCGATCGCGGCGGATATGGTCTGACCGCGCAGTGGGACGACGACATCCATCACGCCATCCACACCGCGGTGTCCGGCGAACGGCAGGGCTACTACGCCGATTTCGGCTCGATGTCGGCATTGGCCAGCACCCTGCAGAACGGTTACTTCCACGCCGGCACCTACTCGTCGTTCCGGCACCGCAGGCACGGCAGGCCGCTGGACAAGACCCTGATCCCGGCCACCCGACTGACGGCCTACACCTGCACCCACGATCAGGTGGGCAACCGCGCGACCGGTGACCGGCCGTCGCAGAACCTGGACTACGGCCAGCTCGCCATCAAGGCGGCGCTTGCCCTCGGATCGCCTTACACGGCAATGCTTTTCATGGGCGAAGAATGGGCGGCGTCCACCCCGTTCCAATTCTTCAGCTCGCACACCGAACCCGAGCTGGCGAAGGCGACGGCGGAGGGCCGCAAGGCGGAGTTCGCCGACCACGGCTGGGATGCCGACGACATCCCGGACCCGCAGGACCCGCAGACATTCCTGCGCTCGAAGCTGAACTGGGACGAGGTCGACGACGGCAGGCACGCCGAGTTGCTGGACTTCTACCGCGGTCTGATCGCGTTACGCCGCAACGAACCCGACATGGCCGACGCGTGGCTGCAGCATCTGGTGATCGATTTCGACGAGGACGAACGCTGGATCGTGATGCGGCGCGGCCACATTGCGATCGCCTGCAACCTCGGCGAGCGGTCGGTCAGCGTGCCGGTCACCGGCGAGGCGATCCTGGCGTGGGGCGAGCCCGAGGCGGGCGAGCACGGCACCGCGCTGCCCGGACACTCGGTGGTGGTGACCCGAACAGGCTAGGTCAGATACCGGTAGGCCGGCGAGCCGGGCTCCAGCGGCTCGACGTGCAGCCCGGACGCATCCATCCGGGCCCGCAGCCCGTCGAGCCCGGCGGCCGACCCCAGTTCGATGCCGACGAGCGCCTCACCGGTTTCGCGGTTGTTGCGCTTGACGTACTCGAACAGGGTGATGTCGTCATTGGGTCCGAGGATCTCATCGAGGAACCGGCGCAGCGCACCGGGCTCCTGCGGGAAGTCGACCAGGAAGTAGTGCTTGAGGCCAAGGTGCACCAACGACCGCTCGAGCACCTCGCCGTAGCGGGACACGTCGTTGTTGCCGCCGGAGATCAGGCACACCACCGTCGACCCCGGCTGCACCCCGGCCTCCAACAACCCGGCCACCGACAGCGCCCCCGCAGGCTCGGCGATGATGCCTTCGTTCTGGTACAGGTCCAGCATCGCCGTGCAGACCGCACCCTCGTCGACCGTCGTCACCGACACCATGTCGCCCGCCGCGGCCAGCGCCTGATACGGCAGCGCACCGATCTGTTTGACCGCCGCACCGTCCACGAACTGGTCGACGTGGTCCAGCTCCACGGGGCCGCCGGCGGCCAGCGCCGCGATCATCGAGGCCGCGCCCGCGGGCTCGACACCCAGCACCGCGGTGTTGGACGTCCGCTCGGCCAGATAGGTGGTGATTCCCGCGATGCAGCCACCGCCGCCGACCGGGACGATCACCAGGTCCGGTTCGGTGTCGAGCTGGGCGAGGATCTCCACGGCGATCGTGCCCTGGCCTGCCATCGTGCGCAGATCGTCGAACGGCGGAACCAGGGTGGCGCCGGTACGGGCGACATCGTCGAGGGCCGCCTCGGCCGCCAGGTCATAGGTCGCCCCACCGACGATCAGGTCGATGAACTCCCCACCGTGATAGCGGATGCGGTCGCGCTTCTGCTTCGGGGTCTTGGCCGGCACGTAGACCCTGCCGTGTACGCCCATCGACCGGCAGGCAAGCGCGAAGCCCTGCGCGTGATTACCGGCCGACGAGCACACCACGCCGGCGGCGATTTCGGCGGCGGAGAGCTGTTTGAGCAGGTTGTAGGCGCCGCGCACCTTGTAGGACCGCACGCTCTGCAGGTCCTCGCGCTTGAGGTAGACCTCGGCGCCGGTGGCCTGCGAAAGCCGGTCGCTGTACTGCAGCGGGCTCTGGCTGACCACGTCGCCAATTCGCTGACCGGCCTCATCGATGTCGGCCGCCGA
This is a stretch of genomic DNA from Mycobacterium sp. ELW1. It encodes these proteins:
- a CDS encoding 8-amino-7-oxononanoate synthase; the encoded protein is MTRVGLSPLAWLDTVEQQRRDAGLRRSLRTRPAVATELDLASNDYLGLSQHPAVIDGGVAALRTWGAGSTGSRLVTGNTELHEEFESALADFVGAEAALVFSSGYTANIGATVALSGPGSLIVSDALSHASLVDACRLSRARVVVAPHLDIEAVEAALAGRDEERALVITESVFSTDGALAPLRRLHEVCRKHGALLLVDEAHGLGVRGTGGRGLIHEAGLAGAPDVIMTTTMSKSLGSQGGAVLGPAAVRDHLIDAARTMIFDTGLAPAPVGAALAALTVLAAEPQRATAVIARAGELAEMCDVPEKPESAVVSVILGDPEIAVAAASACLEAGVRVGCFRPPTVPAGTSRLRLTARASLTDDEMDTARDVLTTVLAVHPR
- a CDS encoding 2'-5' RNA ligase family protein codes for the protein MAHSIELLLDQRADDAVRHTWQALADAGLPSQLRVNSATNRPHITLIAAERISPDVDDRLTTLADLFPLRAVLGAPLVFGVGRMTLARLVVPSAALLAMHDEVYDVCLPSVTNVFAHSAPGRWTPHVTLGRRFTPAQAGDAFALVDGITVDIRASIVGLRRWDSDARTDHILIS
- a CDS encoding adenosylmethionine--8-amino-7-oxononanoate transaminase, giving the protein MSALTPHQISEIDAAHIWHPYSTIGAEAMAPVVATGARGAWLTLVRDDAEIRVLDAMASWWTAVHGHGHPVLDAALSHQLATMNHVMFGGLTHEPAARLAQLLVDITPAGLETVFFSDSGSVAVEVAVKMALQYWRSAGRFGKSKLMTWRGGYHGDTFTPMSICDPDGGMHSLWSDVLSPQVFAPPVPGDYDPAYVAAFGDQLLEHADELAAVIVEPVVQGAGGMRFHDPRYLADLRALCDRAGVLLIFDEIATGFGRTGELFAADHAGVSPDIMCVGKALTGGYVTLAATLCTLDIARTISGSDAGALMHGPTFMANALACAVSVASVELLLAQDWRGRVAEIGAGLAQGLEPARALSSVADVRVLGAIGVIETRQPVDLTVATPVALDNGVWLRPFRNLIYAMPPFICTPDEVDQITSAMVAVARALT
- a CDS encoding acyltransferase family protein produces the protein MITLSPPRPPAMAPADSPPDAAMGSRKSGFYRHDLDGLRGLAIALVAVFHVWFGRVSGGVDVFLVLSGFFFGGSLLRTALNPDSSLSPWPEIRRLVRRLLPALVVVLAAGAVLTVLIQPQTRWETFADQSLASLAYYQNWELSATESNYLRAGEAVSPLQHIWSMSVQGQFYLSFLVLIFAFAYLLRRPLGARLRPTFVALLTALTIASFTFAVVLHGSDQMAAYYNSFARAWELLLGVLVGAAVPYIRWPMWLRTLAATVGLAAIVSCGALIDGVREFPGPWALVPVGATVLMILAAANRQARPSTSDRLPLPNRLLSAAPLMTLGAMAYSLYLWHWPLLIFWLAYTDGSRAGFVDGAVILAISGVLAYLTMRFIEEPLRFRRSGAAQAAPQPSIPWRTRLRRPTIALGTTVGLLGVALTATSFTWREHVTVQRSHGKELVTLSAAGYPGARALTEHARVPKLPMRPTVLEAKNDLPESTNDGCISDFDNVGVINCTYGDLSATRTIALAGGSHAEHWITALDALAKMHHFKIVTYLKMGCPLTTEQQPLVMGDNRPYPNCHEWNERVMAKLISDRPSFVFTTSTRPWNIKPGDVMPATYIGVWQTLSDNNIPILAMRDTPWLVRNGEPFFPTDCLAKGGDAESCGIKRSDVLSDRNQTLDFLTQFPQMRILDLSDAVCRPDVCRAVEGNVLVYHDSHHISATYMRTLIPELGRQLGAATRWW
- the bioD gene encoding dethiobiotin synthase, with translation MSVLVVTGTGTGVGKTVVTAALACHARVAERDVAVCKPVQTGTADGDDDLAEVGRLSGVTELFGVARYPDPLAPVAAAESAGLPLPSTGELLSVIRDVDRPGRLTLVEGAGGLLVELTADGATLRDLAVELAAPVLVVVEPGLGTLNHTSLTLEGLGAKGLSCAGLVIGAWPAQPGPAEKSNRDALAKLAPVRAALPAGVAAVSPNDFALFSARAFDPDWVTGLV